Proteins co-encoded in one Helicobacter sp. 11S03491-1 genomic window:
- a CDS encoding NADH-quinone oxidoreductase subunit B — translation MARHEVNYLKNSGIPIALTTIDSLLNWGRSNSLWPLTYGLACCAIEMMAAGGSRFDFDRFGTIFRASPRQSDVMIIAGTVTKKHAEFTRRLYDQMPEPKWVISMGSCANTGGMFNTYATVQGVDRIIPVDIYLPGCAPRPETLQYALMVLQKKIRKQKAFKKTPPKRLV, via the coding sequence ATGGCACGACATGAAGTAAATTATTTGAAAAATTCCGGAATTCCCATTGCTCTTACGACAATAGATAGCCTATTAAATTGGGGTAGAAGCAACTCATTGTGGCCATTAACTTATGGACTTGCATGTTGTGCGATTGAGATGATGGCAGCAGGAGGTTCAAGATTTGATTTTGACAGATTTGGGACAATTTTTCGCGCTTCCCCCAGACAATCAGATGTGATGATTATTGCCGGGACAGTAACTAAAAAACATGCAGAATTTACCAGAAGGCTCTATGATCAAATGCCTGAACCCAAATGGGTTATCTCAATGGGAAGTTGTGCAAATACAGGAGGCATGTTTAATACCTATGCAACTGTTCAAGGAGTCGATAGGATTATCCCTGTAGATATTTATCTTCCGGGGTGTGCTCCACGCCCGGAGACACTTCAATATGCCCTGATGGTGTTGCAAAAAAAAATTCGCAAACAAAAAGCATTTAAAAAAACTCCTCCAAAACGATTAGTATAA
- a CDS encoding NAD(P)H-quinone oxidoreductase subunit 3, which yields MENPMLLHPYFGVFILLIFTFLAFNTTLRIQRFISRKLADKKNEKLKLAPYECGPLPLKQQNKISHQFYIMAMLFILFDVEVIFMFPWAVDFKALGMFGFIEMLSFIIFLSIGFIYAWKRGALSWHDMK from the coding sequence ATGGAAAATCCTATGCTCCTCCATCCATACTTTGGAGTCTTTATTTTACTTATTTTTACTTTTTTAGCCTTCAATACAACCTTAAGAATCCAACGTTTTATCAGTAGAAAACTGGCTGATAAAAAAAATGAAAAGCTTAAACTGGCTCCCTATGAATGCGGTCCCCTACCCCTCAAACAACAAAATAAAATCTCACATCAATTTTATATTATGGCAATGCTATTTATTCTTTTTGATGTAGAAGTTATCTTTATGTTCCCTTGGGCAGTGGATTTTAAGGCATTAGGTATGTTTGGTTTTATTGAAATGCTTAGTTTTATTATATTTTTAAGTATCGGTTTTATTTATGCTTGGAAAAGAGGAGCCCTATCATGGCACGACATGAAGTAA
- the hisJ gene encoding histidinol-phosphatase HisJ, with product MRIDLHNHTTLCNHASGSVDEYILKAIDLGIDIYGFSCHAPMKFDTQYRMKLETLNQYCQTIQKVKQKYQDKIEILLGLEVDFISGRENLIEKSVLESKTDYLIGSVHFLDQWGFDNPEFMGEYAKRDMQECWKLYLDAITKMAQSKLFQIVGHFDLLKIFGNHPQPSVFPYIQKALEAIRDNQMALEINGAGLAKPVKEQYPSDQIISLAKNLEIPITFGSDAHSVEQVGFGYQQCVSIAKKSGYKNAVFFRNKIPHFTAL from the coding sequence ATGAGAATCGATCTTCACAACCACACAACACTTTGCAATCATGCCTCCGGATCTGTAGATGAATACATCCTAAAAGCAATTGATTTGGGGATTGATATTTATGGATTTTCTTGTCATGCTCCTATGAAGTTTGATACTCAATATAGAATGAAACTCGAAACATTAAATCAATATTGTCAAACAATCCAAAAAGTAAAACAAAAATATCAAGATAAAATTGAAATTTTGCTTGGTCTGGAAGTAGATTTTATCTCCGGAAGAGAAAATCTGATTGAAAAAAGTGTTCTGGAATCTAAAACAGATTATTTGATTGGTTCAGTACATTTTTTAGACCAATGGGGTTTTGATAACCCTGAATTTATGGGGGAATACGCCAAAAGAGATATGCAAGAGTGTTGGAAACTTTATTTAGATGCAATTACAAAAATGGCACAAAGCAAACTTTTTCAGATTGTAGGACATTTTGATTTGTTAAAAATTTTTGGAAATCATCCACAGCCCTCAGTATTCCCATATATACAAAAAGCTCTTGAGGCTATCAGAGACAATCAAATGGCACTTGAAATCAACGGAGCAGGTTTGGCAAAACCCGTTAAAGAACAATATCCTTCCGATCAAATTATAAGCTTAGCAAAAAATCTTGAAATCCCTATCACCTTTGGTAGCGATGCACATTCAGTGGAACAAGTAGGTTTTGGTTACCAACAATGTGTGTCTATAGCAAAAAAATCCGGTTATAAGAATGCTGTATTTTTTAGAAATAAAATCCCGCATTTTACCGCCCTGTGA
- the rsfS gene encoding ribosome silencing factor has translation MKQKTQKIISLLDEKKAEDIATFDLKGKDYIVECVIIATAMAGKHAYALLDMLKTELKPLGEVFYSTDEESEDWLIADLGDVMIHIFTQNHRKKFNLEEFLTQINEQKSLQI, from the coding sequence ATGAAACAAAAAACACAAAAAATTATTAGTTTGCTTGATGAAAAAAAAGCCGAAGATATAGCAACATTTGACCTTAAAGGCAAAGATTATATTGTCGAATGTGTCATAATAGCCACTGCAATGGCAGGCAAACATGCCTATGCTTTATTAGACATGCTAAAAACTGAACTTAAGCCCTTAGGTGAAGTATTTTATAGCACTGATGAAGAAAGCGAGGATTGGTTAATAGCTGATTTGGGTGATGTGATGATACATATTTTTACTCAAAATCATCGTAAAAAATTCAATTTAGAAGAATTTCTTACCCAAATAAATGAACAAAAATCACTACAAATATGA
- the nadD gene encoding nicotinate (nicotinamide) nucleotide adenylyltransferase yields the protein MKLAIYGGSFDPPHIAHLQIIQTALENLEIDRLIVIVAYQNPFKKPCLFEANKRYEWMKQLNKNLAKVEVSDIEILQKKPIPSIESVLNIQNHFHPKKIFFILGEDNLISLPKWHRYNELKNLVEFVLIEREGYNQNDENQNLYKLSLPYLRYKISSTQIRQKLSLNELPEDLPDEIRAEVLQSYKEFY from the coding sequence ATGAAACTTGCCATCTATGGTGGAAGCTTTGATCCTCCTCATATTGCACATCTTCAAATCATTCAAACCGCCCTTGAAAATCTTGAAATCGATCGTTTAATTGTTATCGTGGCTTACCAAAATCCCTTTAAAAAACCTTGTTTATTCGAAGCAAATAAACGCTATGAATGGATGAAACAATTAAATAAAAATCTTGCCAAAGTAGAAGTAAGCGATATAGAAATCCTCCAAAAAAAACCTATTCCAAGCATTGAAAGTGTTTTGAATATCCAAAATCATTTTCATCCCAAAAAAATTTTTTTTATTTTAGGAGAAGACAATCTTATCTCTTTGCCCAAATGGCATCGTTATAATGAATTAAAAAATCTCGTAGAGTTTGTATTGATTGAACGAGAAGGGTATAATCAAAATGATGAAAATCAAAATCTCTATAAACTTTCATTACCTTATTTGAGGTATAAAATTTCATCAACACAAATCCGCCAAAAACTTTCTCTCAACGAGTTACCGGAAGATTTGCCCGATGAAATAAGAGCTGAAGTATTACAATCATACAAGGAGTTTTATTGA
- the nikR gene encoding nickel-responsive transcriptional regulator NikR, protein MQKDQDFTIRFSVSLQQNLLDELDNRIIKNGYSSRSELVRDMIREKLVEESWDMQTSDNYDQNSIAVLVIVYDHHQRELNQRMIDVQHNSHTTILCNTHIHIDSHNCLETIILRGTPIEIQKLSLEVGGLKGVKFAKLTKTSSFNKDE, encoded by the coding sequence ATGCAAAAAGATCAAGATTTTACCATAAGATTTTCAGTATCACTCCAACAAAACCTTCTGGATGAACTGGATAATCGCATCATAAAAAATGGGTATTCTTCGCGTTCTGAGCTTGTGCGAGATATGATTCGAGAAAAGCTTGTTGAAGAAAGTTGGGACATGCAAACATCAGATAATTATGATCAAAATAGCATTGCTGTGCTTGTTATCGTTTATGATCACCATCAAAGAGAGCTTAACCAAAGAATGATAGATGTCCAACACAACAGCCATACAACGATTTTATGTAATACGCATATCCATATTGATTCTCACAATTGTCTGGAAACGATTATCCTGAGAGGCACTCCTATTGAAATCCAAAAACTAAGTCTTGAAGTTGGAGGACTTAAGGGCGTTAAATTTGCCAAACTTACTAAAACTTCAAGTTTTAATAAAGATGAATAG
- the exbB gene encoding TonB-system energizer ExbB, whose protein sequence is MEFLKQHIDHIIFAILGLMSFLVVWFTIERVLFYRRFDPSKYEDENFAEEDLTKNLTTLYIIYSNAPYIGLLGTVVGIMITFYEMGMSGGMDVKTIMIGLSLALKATAAGLVVAIPTLMIYNALLRKADVFINRYKAAKK, encoded by the coding sequence ATGGAATTTCTTAAGCAACATATTGATCACATCATTTTTGCGATACTTGGTTTGATGAGTTTTTTAGTAGTTTGGTTTACAATAGAGCGTGTTTTATTTTATCGGCGTTTTGATCCGAGTAAATATGAAGATGAAAATTTTGCAGAAGAAGATTTAACCAAAAATCTTACAACACTTTATATTATTTATTCGAATGCGCCTTATATAGGACTTTTGGGAACAGTAGTCGGGATTATGATTACATTTTATGAGATGGGAATGAGCGGAGGAATGGATGTCAAAACAATTATGATTGGTTTATCATTGGCGCTTAAGGCAACAGCAGCAGGGTTGGTTGTAGCTATCCCTACTTTAATGATTTATAATGCTTTGTTGCGTAAGGCAGATGTATTTATTAATCGCTATAAGGCGGCAAAAAAATGA
- the exbD gene encoding TonB system transport protein ExbD, translated as MKIKRGEGLNIVPFIDIMLVLLAIVLSVSTFIAQGKIAIDLPEADSAQKQNNDKKVSIIVDANNVIYVDDKPQTLEELKTMINNTDSKTLIELKSDKDSKFETFVKIIDLLKEKNHENFAISTKTN; from the coding sequence ATGAAAATTAAAAGAGGCGAGGGATTAAACATTGTTCCTTTTATTGACATTATGCTTGTTTTATTGGCGATTGTTTTGAGTGTATCTACTTTTATTGCACAAGGTAAAATAGCTATTGATTTGCCGGAGGCTGATTCTGCACAAAAACAAAACAATGATAAAAAAGTTTCTATCATTGTTGATGCCAATAATGTAATTTATGTAGATGACAAGCCTCAAACTCTGGAAGAACTTAAAACTATGATTAATAATACTGATTCCAAAACTCTTATTGAGCTTAAAAGTGATAAAGACTCTAAATTTGAGACATTTGTCAAAATTATTGATTTGCTCAAGGAAAAAAATCATGAAAATTTTGCCATATCTACAAAAACAAATTAA
- a CDS encoding energy transducer TonB, which translates to MKILPYLQKQIKSPNKVGFFISAVIHLGVLAFIFVTFKSTQLKQNGENRVTMSLASINTSAVQKKHSTTAPKPKPKPKPKPKPKPKKTKPIEEKQPTPQEEITEVPDTKDDEKEDTSNTTSEGAQAESMAYNEGVSDEFLAKIQTAISKKNKYPRIARIRGLEGEVLVEFILNMDGKLEGLKIIQSTAGQILNDSALKAVVAASKDFPLPKQRVRIKIPIAYTLRS; encoded by the coding sequence ATGAAAATTTTGCCATATCTACAAAAACAAATTAAATCTCCTAATAAAGTTGGGTTTTTTATATCCGCGGTCATCCATTTAGGCGTGCTTGCTTTTATTTTCGTAACTTTTAAAAGCACGCAGTTAAAACAAAATGGAGAAAATAGAGTTACAATGAGTTTGGCAAGCATCAATACTTCGGCTGTGCAAAAAAAACACTCTACCACTGCCCCCAAACCAAAACCCAAACCTAAGCCCAAACCTAAACCCAAACCTAAAAAAACTAAACCAATAGAAGAAAAACAGCCTACACCTCAAGAAGAGATTACCGAAGTTCCTGATACTAAAGATGATGAAAAAGAAGATACTTCAAATACCACTTCAGAAGGAGCTCAAGCCGAATCAATGGCTTATAATGAAGGGGTAAGTGATGAATTTTTGGCAAAAATTCAAACAGCTATCAGCAAAAAAAATAAATACCCTAGGATAGCTAGAATTAGAGGTTTAGAAGGAGAAGTTTTAGTTGAATTTATTTTAAATATGGATGGGAAGCTTGAAGGATTAAAAATTATTCAAAGCACCGCAGGTCAAATCCTCAATGATAGTGCTTTAAAGGCAGTTGTGGCTGCTTCCAAAGATTTTCCTCTGCCCAAACAAAGAGTAAGGATTAAAATACCTATCGCTTATACATTGCGTTCATAA